From the genome of Stigmatella aurantiaca, one region includes:
- a CDS encoding lysophospholipid acyltransferase family protein translates to MSRPAPPPAPASPSIRLTSPHLRRVIGEPPGPLTGFLANLVLGLVARLSRGTRETLARFVAWLAYTLGIRRRVALENLALALPERSDAERRAIAKGVYLTMARTALESLADRDRLPPGWETEETVGQAAWEALQAHVATGKGALLVTAHFGNWEVLGELLVLKGVPLNALVRPLKGALNLRIAENRLRSGAGLIYPKGAVQETTDAIHRGESVYMLLDQAIPSKGVFVPFFGRLASTTPAMAIAAQRTQVPAWVVLWVRDGERLRLHVEGPLPPPAPAEGRDVITEHTAQATAALERVIRQYPEQWMWLHRRWKYPPPPA, encoded by the coding sequence GTGTCCCGCCCTGCCCCGCCCCCTGCCCCGGCCTCCCCTTCCATCCGGCTGACTTCGCCGCACCTGCGGCGCGTCATCGGCGAGCCCCCGGGCCCGCTCACGGGCTTCCTGGCCAACCTCGTGCTGGGCCTGGTGGCGCGGCTGTCCCGGGGCACGCGCGAGACGCTGGCGCGCTTCGTGGCCTGGCTGGCCTACACGCTGGGCATCCGCCGCCGGGTGGCGCTGGAGAACCTGGCGCTCGCGCTGCCGGAGCGCTCGGACGCGGAGCGGCGCGCCATCGCCAAGGGCGTCTACCTCACCATGGCGCGCACGGCGCTGGAGTCCCTGGCGGACCGGGACCGGCTGCCCCCGGGCTGGGAAACGGAGGAGACGGTGGGCCAGGCGGCGTGGGAGGCGCTCCAGGCGCACGTGGCCACGGGCAAGGGGGCCCTGCTGGTGACGGCCCACTTCGGCAACTGGGAAGTCCTTGGGGAGCTGCTCGTCCTGAAGGGCGTGCCGCTCAACGCGCTGGTGCGCCCGCTCAAGGGGGCCCTCAACCTGCGCATCGCGGAGAACCGGCTGCGCTCGGGCGCGGGGCTCATCTACCCCAAGGGCGCGGTGCAGGAGACGACGGACGCGATTCACCGCGGCGAGAGCGTGTACATGCTGCTCGACCAGGCCATCCCGAGCAAAGGCGTCTTCGTGCCGTTCTTCGGCCGGCTGGCCTCCACCACGCCCGCCATGGCCATCGCGGCCCAGCGCACCCAGGTGCCCGCGTGGGTGGTGCTGTGGGTGCGCGACGGGGAGCGCCTGCGGCTGCACGTCGAGGGGCCCCTGCCGCCGCCGGCGCCCGCCGAGGGCCGGGACGTCATCACCGAGCACACCGCGCAGGCCACCGCTGCGCTGGAGCGCGTCATCCGCCAGTACCCCGAGCAGTGGATGTGGCTGCACCGCCGCTGGAAGTACCCCCCGCCGCCCGCGTAG